Proteins from a genomic interval of Chloroflexota bacterium:
- a CDS encoding GerMN domain-containing protein — translation MQEDDTLRLAAVGRHVPAGDPPATAALRALIDGPTGDERAADFEYPLDRRTRVHSVAVEDRVAVVDFGEGIERVHGRPYSELVYWSIVYTLTEAPGVDAVALRHDGQPMAALGDPPFALPQLGTRDGAPDWALPR, via the coding sequence TTGCAGGAGGACGACACCCTGCGCCTCGCAGCCGTCGGACGGCACGTACCGGCTGGCGACCCGCCGGCCACGGCGGCGCTGCGCGCGCTCATCGACGGGCCTACGGGAGACGAGCGGGCCGCTGACTTCGAATATCCGCTCGACCGACGCACCCGGGTCCACTCCGTCGCCGTGGAAGACCGCGTCGCGGTCGTCGATTTCGGGGAAGGGATCGAGCGGGTCCACGGTCGCCCCTACTCCGAGCTGGTGTACTGGTCCATCGTTTACACGCTGACCGAGGCGCCAGGGGTAGATGCAGTTGCGCTTCGGCACGACGGGCAACCCATGGCGGCCCTCGGCGACCCGCCTTTTGCCCTTCCCCAGCTCGGAACGCGCGACGGAGCTCCCGATTGGGCGCTGCCTCGATGA